Proteins from a genomic interval of ANME-2 cluster archaeon:
- a CDS encoding dihydroorotase has protein sequence MPDTIIKNARIFYQGQIHEAELAIEDGKVVEIAKIIPKNDFDLVINADNMLVLPGIIDVHVHFREPGMSHKEDWYSGSCSAAAGGVTTVIDHPNTIPPTLDKDTFKAKQELASSRSIIDFGINAGVKDNLDELASLWKAGCSAFGEIFLGESTGSMTIERDHMTAALQITRDLDALACIHAEDQEILESYGKLTKGNLEPESYSKSRPNLSEAVAVANSIEDVMAFNAKAHLCHISTRESVGLIRGAKCGDYGDSGDCGGTITAEAAPHHLFLSNKDYDRLGTLGKMNPPLRKRRSLQYLWNGLNDGTIDIVASDHAPHTEAEKQTDIWSAPAGVPGVETMLPLMLLAVRRNLIPLPRMVEVMCTNPAMIFGLTNHRKGAIWKGFDADLVLLDTANISEVDADKLHSKAGWSPYEGMEAIFPVMTISGGEVIWDEGIHAKKGRGKFLPGAGYDEKAQEEPAAMCSIDEK, from the coding sequence ATGCCTGACACAATAATCAAAAACGCCCGCATCTTTTACCAGGGACAGATACATGAAGCAGAGCTGGCTATTGAAGACGGGAAGGTTGTCGAGATTGCAAAGATCATACCCAAAAATGATTTCGATCTTGTTATCAATGCAGACAATATGCTGGTACTTCCCGGCATAATCGATGTCCACGTTCATTTCAGGGAACCGGGTATGAGCCACAAGGAAGACTGGTATTCAGGTTCATGTTCGGCTGCTGCCGGTGGGGTGACCACAGTAATAGACCATCCCAACACCATACCTCCTACACTGGACAAGGACACTTTCAAGGCAAAACAGGAACTTGCCTCTTCCAGATCCATAATCGATTTCGGGATCAATGCCGGTGTAAAGGATAACCTGGATGAGCTTGCTTCATTGTGGAAGGCAGGCTGCTCGGCCTTTGGCGAGATATTCCTGGGCGAAAGCACGGGTTCTATGACTATAGAGCGCGACCACATGACTGCAGCATTGCAGATCACCCGCGACCTGGATGCCCTGGCATGTATCCATGCAGAAGACCAGGAGATACTCGAATCATATGGCAAATTGACAAAGGGAAACCTGGAGCCCGAGTCTTATTCAAAGAGCCGCCCGAATTTGTCAGAAGCAGTGGCAGTTGCCAATTCTATTGAAGATGTTATGGCTTTCAATGCAAAAGCACACTTGTGCCACATCAGCACCCGGGAATCTGTTGGCCTCATCAGGGGTGCCAAATGTGGAGATTATGGTGATTCCGGGGATTGTGGCGGCACGATCACAGCTGAGGCTGCACCGCACCACCTGTTCCTGTCAAATAAGGATTACGACCGGCTGGGCACACTTGGCAAGATGAACCCACCTCTTCGGAAAAGGCGCAGTCTCCAGTACCTGTGGAATGGCTTGAACGATGGTACTATTGATATCGTGGCCTCCGACCATGCCCCCCATACCGAAGCAGAGAAGCAGACAGATATCTGGTCAGCGCCTGCAGGTGTGCCCGGTGTTGAGACCATGCTGCCATTGATGCTGCTGGCGGTGCGGCGCAATCTTATTCCTTTGCCCAGGATGGTTGAGGTCATGTGCACCAATCCGGCAATGATATTCGGACTGACAAACCACAGGAAGGGCGCCATCTGGAAAGGGTTCGATGCCGACCTGGTGCTTCTGGATACTGCAAATATATCAGAGGTCGATGCTGATAAGCTGCACAGCAAGGCAGGCTGGAGTCCCTATGAAGGTATGGAAGCTATATTCCCTGTAATGACCATATCAGGAGGCGAGGTGATATGGGATGAAGGTATTCATGCCAAAAAAGGACGCGGCAAATTCCTGCCAGGTGCCGGGTACGATGAAAAGGCTCAAGAAGAGCCGGCAGCAATGTGCAGTATTGACGAAAAATAA
- the mtxX gene encoding methanogenesis marker protein Mmp4/MtxX, giving the protein MSEIISSIEKKAVENHARVALGMGSVSSKLLNSAVLAGEFAEVVLVGNSSEIHEIGTDLEVVHSVEAAKTIVDMLATGGVDAAVRGTLSATSTLSYLKERLGMKSLYRVALLETPDGIPLFLAPVGIDEGSTVEGKLEFIRRGAEHIRRLGVEPRIAILSGGRFEDKGRDPYVDKTLDDAEFVTRKALEEGYDVRHYGILIEDAVGEANFIIAPDGVSGNLIFRTLVLVAGGYGYGAVVLMDKVFVDSSRVGGHYTKAIMIASALAGKSSLRLG; this is encoded by the coding sequence ATGAGCGAAATAATCTCAAGTATTGAGAAAAAGGCGGTGGAGAACCATGCCCGGGTTGCCCTGGGTATGGGCAGTGTAAGTTCTAAACTCCTGAATAGTGCGGTTCTGGCAGGTGAATTCGCAGAGGTAGTGCTGGTTGGGAACAGCAGTGAGATTCATGAAATAGGCACAGACCTGGAAGTGGTTCATTCTGTTGAGGCTGCCAAGACCATAGTTGACATGCTTGCCACAGGGGGTGTGGATGCGGCTGTTCGCGGCACCCTGTCGGCCACGTCCACGCTGTCTTATCTCAAAGAAAGGCTGGGTATGAAAAGCCTCTACCGGGTGGCACTGCTTGAAACCCCGGACGGGATTCCGCTGTTCCTGGCTCCGGTGGGTATTGATGAAGGGAGCACTGTTGAGGGTAAACTTGAGTTTATCAGGCGCGGGGCAGAGCACATCAGGAGGTTGGGTGTGGAGCCAAGGATAGCGATACTTTCTGGCGGGAGGTTCGAGGATAAGGGGCGGGACCCGTATGTGGATAAGACGCTGGACGATGCTGAGTTTGTCACACGCAAAGCCTTAGAAGAAGGCTATGATGTACGACACTACGGCATACTTATCGAGGATGCAGTGGGTGAGGCTAACTTTATTATTGCTCCTGACGGTGTTTCAGGGAACCTTATTTTCAGGACTTTGGTTCTGGTTGCCGGTGGGTACGGATATGGTGCGGTTGTGTTGATGGATAAAGTGTTTGTGGATTCCAGCCGGGTGGGCGGGCATTACACTAAGGCCATTATGATAGCTTCCGCACTTGCGGGTAAATCCTCTCTTCGGTTGGGTTGA
- a CDS encoding tetrahydromethanopterin S-methyltransferase subunit A, which translates to MSDDTIDKEWPPVRGDYTVVDPSSRICVATLASDMEAFPGACMVGSCKTENLGIEKIIINTISNSNIRYILVCGNESRGHLSGNTLLAIHHNGIDEQGRIIGSDGAIPFIENIPAEAIERFRQQVELIDRRGLVETNKIQELINEYRSRGNPFPEPPMVIETRKKKQKINREITGGDMMIAPGIMMDSTSGVIFAET; encoded by the coding sequence ATGTCGGATGACACCATCGATAAAGAATGGCCACCTGTACGGGGTGATTATACAGTGGTCGACCCAAGCTCGCGGATTTGTGTAGCCACCCTTGCCAGTGACATGGAAGCGTTCCCTGGTGCATGTATGGTAGGCAGCTGCAAGACAGAGAACCTGGGTATTGAGAAGATCATTATAAATACTATTTCAAATTCCAATATCAGGTACATCTTAGTATGTGGCAACGAGTCAAGGGGACACCTTTCAGGCAATACACTTCTTGCAATACACCATAACGGTATAGATGAACAGGGCAGGATAATCGGTTCGGACGGTGCAATTCCTTTTATAGAGAACATCCCGGCAGAGGCCATTGAACGATTCAGGCAGCAGGTGGAACTAATTGACAGGCGCGGACTTGTTGAGACAAATAAGATACAGGAATTGATCAATGAATACCGGTCAAGGGGCAACCCCTTCCCGGAACCGCCGATGGTCATTGAAACCAGGAAGAAGAAACAAAAGATTAATCGTGAGATCACAGGCGGGGACATGATGATAGCTCCCGGAATCATGATGGACTCAACATCAGGGGTCATATTTGCCGAGACCTGA
- the mtrH gene encoding tetrahydromethanopterin S-methyltransferase subunit H: MFTFQKVQEIVNIANIKIGGQPGEYPTVLAGTIFYNKHSIVLDPGKGIFDKPAAEKIINRQQELSDETGNPCMVHIYAESRDAAMRYLDFVSNVTDAPLLIDSTESRVRMAAASYVSEIGLADKTIYNSLNMAVTEEEIEALTLSDMDTAIILGFNAMDSSLGGRMELLENGGKVLPHGLFETADECGIKKKLIDPSITPMGNGAGVALRMTIAAKAKWGIPVGSGIHNAPSAWNWLRNMGEDDKLIYRICDIASTGIQQMAAGDFILYGPIENARYTFPMAAMADIMISESVADMGIEPVEGHPIWKLV, encoded by the coding sequence ATGTTCACATTCCAGAAAGTGCAGGAGATCGTAAATATCGCTAATATCAAGATTGGCGGCCAGCCCGGCGAATACCCGACAGTACTGGCAGGGACCATCTTCTACAACAAACACAGCATAGTCCTGGACCCTGGGAAAGGTATCTTTGATAAGCCCGCTGCCGAGAAAATAATCAACAGGCAGCAGGAACTCTCTGATGAAACAGGCAATCCATGCATGGTGCACATCTATGCAGAGAGTCGTGATGCGGCAATGCGCTACCTGGACTTTGTGAGCAATGTAACTGATGCGCCCCTTTTAATTGATTCTACTGAAAGCCGTGTACGGATGGCTGCAGCCAGTTATGTCAGTGAGATCGGACTGGCCGATAAGACCATTTATAACAGCTTGAATATGGCAGTGACAGAAGAAGAGATCGAGGCACTGACTTTATCAGACATGGATACTGCCATCATCCTGGGCTTCAATGCAATGGATTCAAGCCTGGGCGGGCGTATGGAACTATTGGAGAACGGCGGAAAGGTACTGCCTCATGGTCTGTTTGAGACAGCAGATGAATGTGGCATCAAGAAGAAGCTCATCGACCCCAGCATTACTCCCATGGGAAACGGTGCCGGAGTAGCGCTTCGGATGACCATTGCTGCCAAGGCAAAATGGGGCATTCCAGTGGGTTCAGGTATCCATAATGCCCCGTCTGCATGGAACTGGCTTCGAAATATGGGGGAAGATGATAAACTAATTTACAGGATATGTGATATTGCATCCACTGGTATCCAGCAGATGGCAGCCGGGGACTTCATACTGTACGGCCCCATCGAAAATGCGCGATATACATTCCCAATGGCAGCCATGGCTGATATCATGATATCAGAAAGTGTGGCAGACATGGGGATCGAACCGGTGGAAGGTCACCCGATATGGAAATTGGTTTGA
- the pdxS gene encoding pyridoxal 5'-phosphate synthase lyase subunit PdxS produces MELEKLRHGTELLKRGFAKMQKGGVIMDVTNPEEAHIAEDAGAVAVMALHMVPADIRKTGGVARMADPQIIAEIIDSVTIPVMAKARIGHFVEAEILEALGADMIDESEVLTPADIKYHIDKRNFTIPFVCGARNLGEALRRIHEGAAMIRTKGEAGTGDVSEAVRHMRLINEQIGKLKGMDLQEIERVAREIEAPIELVVDTAQRQRLPVVNFAAGGVATPADAALMMKLGVDGVFVGSGIFKSEKPATMASAIVEAVNNFDNPGVLAEISKGLGDQMKGISISSIPEEEILQTRGW; encoded by the coding sequence ATGGAACTTGAAAAATTACGACACGGTACTGAACTATTAAAACGCGGGTTTGCCAAAATGCAAAAGGGCGGGGTCATCATGGATGTAACTAATCCGGAAGAGGCGCATATAGCAGAAGATGCCGGGGCTGTTGCGGTCATGGCCCTGCATATGGTTCCGGCCGATATCAGGAAAACTGGCGGAGTGGCACGGATGGCTGATCCGCAGATCATAGCCGAGATCATTGATTCGGTCACTATACCTGTTATGGCAAAGGCCCGTATCGGGCATTTTGTAGAAGCTGAGATATTAGAAGCGTTAGGCGCGGATATGATCGATGAGTCTGAAGTGCTCACACCGGCTGACATTAAATATCATATAGACAAAAGAAATTTTACCATACCCTTCGTATGCGGAGCACGGAACCTGGGCGAAGCCCTGCGAAGGATACACGAAGGAGCGGCCATGATACGCACTAAAGGCGAGGCAGGCACAGGCGATGTGAGCGAAGCTGTGCGGCACATGCGCCTGATCAACGAACAGATTGGTAAATTAAAAGGCATGGACCTTCAGGAAATAGAACGTGTAGCCCGTGAAATTGAGGCTCCAATCGAACTGGTTGTGGATACCGCCCAACGACAGCGCCTTCCAGTAGTGAACTTTGCAGCCGGAGGTGTTGCCACTCCTGCAGATGCGGCATTGATGATGAAGCTTGGTGTTGATGGTGTTTTCGTTGGCAGTGGGATATTCAAATCCGAAAAACCGGCCACGATGGCCTCTGCCATTGTAGAAGCTGTTAATAATTTTGACAATCCGGGTGTACTGGCCGAGATTTCAAAGGGTCTGGGCGACCAGATGAAAGGTATCAGTATAAGCAGCATTCCCGAAGAGGAAATACTGCAGACCCGAGGGTGGTAA
- a CDS encoding Lrp/AsnC family transcriptional regulator — protein MDELDIFILKFLSKNGRMHSTDIAKELGVATSTIHKRIKNLESEGIIENFTIITDPSKLDLNITTFIGLNIDSSLRINIINKLNNIEDILEIYELLEPYDLFLKVRTFDINSLKNNVLRIINEIEGVLGSSSLITTRRHKEKACNILIKDVK, from the coding sequence ATGGACGAATTGGATATTTTTATTCTTAAATTTCTTTCAAAGAATGGCCGTATGCACAGTACTGACATAGCAAAAGAACTTGGAGTTGCCACTTCTACCATCCACAAACGCATTAAGAACCTTGAATCTGAAGGCATAATTGAGAATTTTACAATAATAACTGACCCGTCCAAACTTGATCTTAACATTACCACATTCATTGGCCTTAATATAGATTCAAGCCTGAGGATCAATATAATCAATAAACTCAATAATATCGAAGATATACTTGAGATATATGAACTGCTGGAACCCTATGACCTGTTTTTAAAAGTAAGGACCTTTGACATAAATTCCCTTAAGAACAATGTACTTCGTATAATCAATGAGATAGAGGGGGTACTTGGGTCAAGCAGCCTGATCACTACAAGGAGGCACAAAGAAAAAGCTTGTAACATTTTAATAAAGGATGTAAAGTAA
- a CDS encoding pseudouridine synthase, with the protein MSSNLKRVRTIADFQFGRGVGRALFPEDSEFLMSRTNRIRQVSFNGTRIATVRARDGLLTLSMNGALRLHDFLELPAYRVTVHADAVPFVLKGKTLFAKHVVDVDPSIRAMDEVLLVDLENNLLVTGQALLCAAEMKDFNYGAAVAVRKGKG; encoded by the coding sequence ATGTCCAGCAACCTTAAACGTGTCAGGACCATTGCAGATTTCCAGTTTGGTAGGGGGGTAGGCCGTGCCCTGTTCCCTGAAGATTCAGAGTTTCTAATGTCCAGGACCAACAGGATCAGGCAGGTAAGTTTTAACGGGACCAGGATCGCCACTGTCCGCGCCAGGGACGGACTCCTTACATTGAGCATGAATGGTGCCCTGCGCCTGCATGATTTCCTGGAATTGCCCGCATATCGGGTGACGGTGCATGCAGATGCAGTACCCTTTGTCCTTAAGGGCAAAACCCTGTTTGCAAAACATGTTGTTGATGTTGACCCTTCTATCAGGGCCATGGATGAAGTACTGCTGGTGGACCTGGAAAACAACCTGCTGGTAACAGGACAGGCGCTACTTTGTGCAGCCGAGATGAAGGATTTTAATTACGGGGCTGCTGTTGCAGTAAGAAAAGGCAAGGGTTAG
- a CDS encoding homoserine dehydrogenase, which yields MKTIRLSIIGFGAVGQGVANALLHKQDYLESAGINFKVVAISDRLGACIDLDGVDLEAALERKKESGSVATSDVMSLEVIRDVDHELVVEATPTNIDDGEPGLTFMLEAFRHGRHVVTSNKGPLALKYNQLCDEAKNNAVHFRYEATVGGAMPILNLAHDALAGNRIIGIEGILNGTCNYILSRMTEEGLSYQHVLGEAQELGYAETDPTYDVEGIDAACKLVILANSIFGMDVTYDDVEVTGITRITPEALTLAGDEGMVIKLIGEVKDGENGVIKVSPKLVPEQHPLAVGGTLNVALLKTDMAGPVCVTGKGAGSMETASAILSDIIAICRNSH from the coding sequence ATGAAGACCATAAGACTTTCCATAATCGGGTTCGGGGCAGTAGGCCAGGGCGTGGCCAATGCATTATTGCATAAACAGGATTACCTGGAAAGTGCAGGCATAAACTTCAAAGTAGTTGCAATATCCGATCGCCTGGGTGCATGCATCGACCTTGATGGAGTTGACCTTGAGGCTGCACTGGAAAGGAAAAAGGAATCGGGTTCAGTTGCCACATCTGATGTTATGTCCCTCGAAGTGATCAGGGATGTGGATCATGAACTGGTAGTGGAAGCTACCCCGACAAATATAGATGACGGGGAACCTGGTCTTACCTTTATGCTGGAGGCATTCAGGCATGGGCGGCATGTAGTGACATCCAATAAAGGCCCACTTGCACTCAAGTACAACCAGTTATGTGATGAAGCAAAAAATAATGCTGTCCATTTCAGGTATGAAGCGACAGTGGGCGGTGCCATGCCAATATTGAACCTGGCACATGATGCCCTGGCAGGCAACAGGATCATTGGTATAGAAGGGATATTGAACGGTACCTGCAACTACATACTCAGCCGGATGACAGAGGAGGGCCTATCATACCAGCACGTACTGGGTGAAGCCCAGGAACTGGGCTATGCAGAAACCGATCCTACCTACGATGTTGAGGGTATCGATGCCGCATGTAAACTTGTCATACTGGCAAATTCCATTTTCGGGATGGATGTGACCTATGATGATGTAGAGGTTACAGGCATCACCAGGATCACACCCGAGGCCCTCACACTGGCAGGGGACGAAGGGATGGTTATCAAGCTTATTGGAGAGGTCAAAGACGGTGAGAATGGCGTAATAAAGGTTTCGCCCAAACTTGTGCCTGAACAACATCCACTTGCAGTGGGAGGCACACTTAACGTGGCCTTGTTAAAGACCGACATGGCAGGTCCTGTATGTGTGACCGGAAAAGGGGCCGGGTCAATGGAGACTGCCAGTGCCATATTGAGCGATATTATCGCAATTTGCAGGAACAGCCATTGA
- a CDS encoding amino acid-binding protein gives MIVSMDLELKDRPGQLVQALKPLSTFGANIMSVLHHHDQRTPRGAIPVQVVFQLTNGKLDDIIAELENGGVRIVCVGKKLMYEEVTVILIGHIVNSDMGDTIDQIDSTGFAEVVSLSISMPGINEPSSASMVISAVDMAQLVKALDILKRVASEKDLLVIEPIEKDQLSVKT, from the coding sequence ATGATTGTTTCAATGGACCTTGAGTTGAAGGATAGACCCGGCCAGCTTGTCCAGGCCCTCAAACCACTTTCCACGTTCGGTGCCAATATAATGAGTGTCCTGCACCACCACGACCAGCGCACACCCAGGGGTGCCATACCTGTGCAGGTCGTTTTCCAGTTGACCAACGGAAAATTGGATGATATCATTGCCGAACTGGAAAATGGAGGGGTCCGTATAGTATGTGTAGGAAAAAAATTAATGTACGAAGAAGTGACGGTCATTCTTATAGGCCACATAGTCAACAGTGACATGGGTGATACCATTGACCAGATCGACAGCACTGGCTTTGCCGAAGTGGTGAGCCTGTCTATCTCCATGCCCGGGATAAATGAACCCTCATCAGCATCAATGGTTATAAGTGCAGTAGATATGGCACAACTTGTTAAAGCACTGGATATATTAAAACGGGTTGCCTCGGAAAAGGACCTGCTGGTCATCGAACCCATAGAAAAGGATCAATTATCGGTGAAAACATGA